In Massilia forsythiae, one DNA window encodes the following:
- the fghA gene encoding S-formylglutathione hydrolase, with protein MLELLSEHACFGGVQRFYKTDSAAVKLPMRFSVYLPPGFEGQRLPVLFYLAGLTCTEETFMTKAGAQRVAAEQGLILVAPDTSPRGAAVPGETDSWDFGAGAGFYVDATEEPWARHYRMYSHILELRELVLAELPADPARVGIFGHSMGGHGALMLALRNPDLFRSVSAFAPIAAPMRCPWGHKAFGGYLGADRAAWREYDATELMARHQTAPFPAGILIDQGLADKFLAEQLYPDAFEEACRAAGQPLELRRHAGYDHGYYFIQTFVEDHLRFHRRQLG; from the coding sequence ATGCTCGAATTGCTCAGCGAACATGCCTGCTTCGGCGGCGTCCAGCGCTTCTACAAGACCGACTCGGCCGCAGTAAAGCTGCCGATGCGCTTTTCGGTCTACCTGCCGCCCGGCTTCGAGGGCCAGCGCCTGCCGGTGCTGTTCTACCTGGCCGGCCTGACCTGCACCGAAGAAACCTTCATGACCAAGGCCGGCGCCCAGCGCGTGGCCGCCGAACAGGGCCTGATCCTGGTGGCGCCGGACACCAGTCCGCGCGGCGCCGCCGTGCCGGGCGAAACCGACAGCTGGGACTTCGGCGCGGGCGCCGGCTTCTATGTCGACGCCACCGAGGAACCGTGGGCGCGCCACTACCGCATGTACAGCCACATCCTGGAACTGCGCGAACTGGTGCTGGCCGAATTGCCGGCCGACCCGGCGCGCGTCGGCATCTTCGGCCATTCGATGGGCGGCCACGGGGCCCTGATGCTGGCGCTGCGCAACCCGGACCTGTTCCGTTCGGTATCCGCCTTCGCCCCGATCGCCGCGCCGATGCGTTGTCCGTGGGGGCACAAGGCGTTCGGCGGCTACCTCGGCGCCGACCGGGCCGCGTGGCGCGAGTACGACGCCACCGAACTGATGGCACGCCACCAGACGGCGCCGTTCCCGGCCGGCATCCTGATCGACCAGGGACTGGCCGACAAGTTCCTGGCCGAGCAGTTGTATCCCGACGCCTTCGAGGAAGCCTGCCGCGCCGCCGGCCAGCCGCTCGAACTGCGCCGCCATGCGGGCTACGACCACGGTTACTACTTTATCCAGACCTTCGTCGAGGATCACCTGCGTTTCCACCGGCGCCAGCTGGGCTGA
- a CDS encoding DUF4380 domain-containing protein — protein sequence MTKTSIAALLLALAPISATAGARPAPVSAPLTTHALDNGTVRASITDAIGGRLLSFALAGKANFLKIDTAAGDPGARVDADTGNVGYLGHEVWIGPQKQWWSHQDANPGRAAAGAEWPPDPYLSLARYTVVRSDRAGIALASPASPVNGLQLDKRYNLVPGRPNSLRLEVDAVNRRRAGVAWDIWFNTRVHGDTRVYVPVARREDVAQHAIERGADIVPLAWTLADGVLSIDMAVPEAGGTEAGVIARKAGRRNGKLLLQPSGGWMAGFRDGMALVIQFALQPRAAIHPDQGQVELYNDYAADDPGNGLLEMEVHAPYRQLAPGARMAAAETWTLLPYDGPDTRAAHLDFLRAQAQALGLAGIGAAR from the coding sequence ATGACGAAAACATCCATCGCCGCGCTGCTGCTGGCCCTTGCGCCCATCTCGGCCACGGCCGGCGCCCGGCCCGCACCCGTTTCCGCGCCGCTCACGACCCATGCGCTGGACAATGGCACGGTGCGGGCAAGCATCACGGATGCCATCGGCGGACGCCTGCTGTCGTTCGCCCTCGCCGGCAAGGCCAATTTCCTCAAGATCGACACCGCCGCCGGCGACCCGGGCGCCAGGGTCGATGCGGACACGGGGAACGTCGGCTACCTCGGCCATGAAGTCTGGATCGGGCCGCAGAAGCAATGGTGGTCGCACCAGGACGCCAATCCGGGGCGCGCCGCCGCCGGCGCCGAGTGGCCGCCGGACCCGTACCTGAGCCTGGCGCGCTACACGGTCGTGCGGAGCGACCGCGCCGGGATCGCGCTGGCCAGTCCCGCCAGCCCGGTCAATGGCTTGCAGCTGGACAAACGCTACAACCTGGTGCCGGGCAGGCCGAACAGCCTGCGGCTGGAAGTGGACGCCGTCAACCGGCGCCGTGCCGGCGTGGCCTGGGATATCTGGTTCAACACGCGCGTCCATGGCGATACGCGCGTGTACGTGCCGGTGGCGCGCCGCGAGGATGTCGCCCAGCACGCCATCGAACGCGGAGCGGACATCGTGCCGCTGGCGTGGACGCTCGCGGATGGCGTGTTGTCGATCGATATGGCGGTGCCGGAAGCGGGCGGCACGGAAGCGGGCGTCATTGCGCGCAAGGCCGGACGCCGCAACGGCAAGCTGCTGCTGCAGCCGTCCGGCGGGTGGATGGCCGGCTTCCGCGACGGCATGGCGCTGGTGATCCAGTTCGCACTGCAGCCGCGGGCCGCGATCCATCCCGACCAGGGCCAGGTCGAGCTGTACAACGACTATGCCGCGGACGACCCGGGCAACGGTTTGCTGGAAATGGAAGTGCACGCGCCTTACCGGCAACTGGCGCCGGGCGCACGCATGGCCGCCGCCGAGACGTGGACGCTGCTTCCCTACGACGGGCCGGACACGCGCGCGGCGCATCTCGATTTCCTGCGCGCCCAGGCGCAGGCGCTCGGCCTGGCGGGCATCGGCGCCGCGCGCTAG
- a CDS encoding ATP-dependent helicase yields MPAAPAPAHAPAASTARDPFAELNPQQRAAVEHDIGAAAPRPLLVVAGAGSGKTSTLAHRVARLIQSGADPQRILLLTFSRRAANEMGQRAAGVLQRVLGLSGRHGSSQPMAGLPWAGTFHAIGARLLREYAGRIGLEPSFTIHDRGDAEDLMGMVRHEIGLGAAGGQKRFPLKGTCLAIYSRVVNSREPLERVLQSTFPWCSEWEAQLKRLFGAYVDAKQEQNVLDYDDLLLFWAEMAADPELGPELGALFDHVLVDEYQDTNRLQAAIVRGMKPDGRGVMAVGDDAQSIYSFRGATVRNILDFPQQFSRPACTVTLERNYRSTQPILDASNAVIAAALERHAKTLWTDRVSSARPQLILIPDEAEQARWVCNRVLALREEGVKLIQQAVLFRAASHSAALELELVRRNVPFVKFGGLKFLEAAHVKDLLALLRFAQNPSGRLAGFRAAQLVPGIGQATAARLLEAVGQAADACAAVDAFAPPPRAQTDWDAFAALFRTLRAPGLRWPLDAELARDWYLPHLERLYDDAPVRAADLDQLVQLAGGHGSRESFLTELTLDPPDATSDRAGPPLLDEDYLILSTIHSAKGQEWKSVTVLNAVDGCIPSDMSTGSADDIEEERRLLYVAMTRAREHLQLVLPHRFFVRQQAQMGDRHVYAQRTRFISPAMLKHFDECLWQDADTPHSRKPMPDSVRMLVRERARNAWK; encoded by the coding sequence ATGCCTGCCGCTCCCGCACCTGCCCACGCACCCGCCGCCTCGACGGCGCGCGATCCGTTCGCCGAACTCAATCCCCAGCAGCGCGCCGCCGTCGAGCACGACATCGGCGCCGCCGCGCCGCGCCCGCTGCTGGTGGTGGCCGGCGCCGGCTCGGGCAAGACCAGCACCCTGGCGCACCGCGTGGCGCGCCTGATCCAGTCCGGCGCCGACCCGCAGCGCATCCTGCTGCTGACCTTTTCGCGGCGCGCCGCCAACGAGATGGGGCAGCGCGCCGCCGGCGTGCTGCAGCGCGTGCTGGGCCTGTCCGGCCGGCACGGGTCGAGCCAGCCGATGGCCGGCCTGCCATGGGCCGGCACTTTCCACGCCATCGGCGCACGCCTGCTGCGCGAGTATGCCGGGCGCATCGGCCTGGAACCCTCGTTCACCATCCACGACCGCGGCGACGCCGAGGACCTGATGGGCATGGTGCGCCACGAGATCGGACTGGGCGCCGCCGGCGGCCAGAAGCGCTTTCCGCTGAAGGGCACCTGCCTGGCGATCTATTCGCGCGTGGTGAACAGCCGCGAACCGCTGGAGCGGGTGTTGCAATCGACCTTTCCCTGGTGCAGCGAATGGGAAGCGCAACTCAAGCGCCTGTTCGGCGCCTACGTCGACGCCAAGCAGGAACAGAACGTGCTCGACTACGACGACCTGCTGCTGTTCTGGGCCGAGATGGCGGCCGACCCCGAGCTCGGCCCCGAACTGGGCGCGCTGTTCGACCACGTGCTGGTCGACGAATACCAGGACACCAACCGCCTGCAGGCCGCCATCGTCCGGGGCATGAAGCCGGACGGCCGCGGCGTGATGGCGGTGGGCGACGATGCCCAGTCGATCTATTCGTTCCGCGGCGCCACGGTGCGCAACATCCTGGATTTTCCGCAGCAGTTCTCGCGCCCGGCCTGCACCGTCACGCTGGAGCGCAACTACCGCTCGACCCAGCCGATCCTGGACGCCTCCAACGCCGTGATCGCGGCGGCGCTGGAGCGCCATGCCAAGACACTGTGGACCGACCGCGTCTCCAGCGCCAGGCCGCAATTGATCCTGATTCCGGACGAGGCCGAGCAGGCGCGCTGGGTCTGCAACCGCGTGCTGGCTTTGCGCGAGGAAGGCGTCAAGCTGATCCAGCAGGCGGTGCTGTTCCGCGCCGCCAGCCACAGCGCGGCGCTGGAGCTGGAGCTGGTACGCCGCAACGTGCCGTTCGTGAAGTTCGGCGGCCTGAAATTCCTGGAAGCGGCGCACGTCAAGGACTTGCTGGCGCTGCTGCGCTTCGCCCAGAATCCGAGCGGACGCCTGGCCGGGTTCCGCGCGGCCCAGCTGGTGCCGGGCATCGGCCAGGCCACGGCGGCGCGCCTGCTGGAAGCGGTGGGGCAGGCGGCCGATGCCTGCGCCGCGGTGGACGCATTCGCGCCGCCGCCGCGCGCACAGACCGACTGGGACGCGTTCGCCGCGCTGTTCCGCACCCTGCGCGCGCCCGGCCTGCGCTGGCCGCTGGACGCCGAGCTGGCCAGGGACTGGTACCTGCCGCACCTGGAGCGGCTGTACGACGACGCCCCGGTGCGCGCCGCCGACCTCGACCAGCTGGTGCAGCTGGCCGGCGGCCATGGCTCGCGCGAATCCTTCCTCACCGAACTGACGCTGGATCCGCCGGACGCCACCAGCGACCGCGCCGGACCGCCGCTGCTGGACGAGGATTACCTGATCCTGTCCACCATCCACTCGGCCAAGGGACAGGAATGGAAGTCGGTGACGGTGCTGAACGCGGTCGACGGCTGCATTCCGTCCGACATGTCGACCGGCAGCGCCGACGACATCGAGGAAGAGCGGCGCCTGTTGTACGTGGCCATGACGCGCGCCAGGGAACACCTGCAGCTGGTGCTGCCGCACCGCTTCTTCGTCCGCCAGCAGGCGCAGATGGGCGACCGCCACGTCTACGCCCAGCGCACCCGCTTCATCTCTCCCGCCATGCTCAAGCACTTCGATGAGTGCCTGTGGCAGGACGCGGACACGCCGCACAGCCGCAAGCCGATGCCGGACAGCGTGCGCATGCTGGTGCGCGAGCGCGCGCGCAATGCCTGGAAATAG
- a CDS encoding phosphohydrolase: MAPALRAWVRMPSGKRLDLLNPTPFDWDDADLALGLARTYRWGGHSAWPLPLSVAQHSIAVLLLRRGAATGRPLPPLVELRELLHDAEEGLLGFDAVSPIKPFLGEGFRALTRRLEQAVFLRYGLPAWTAAEHERHKRADRLAAAGEAIHVAGWSEQEVRSTLRIRSPLLHDDPLAAVYDCRPWEPWPPALAAERFLAQLQALQRRVDEDERRRA; this comes from the coding sequence ATGGCGCCCGCGCTGCGCGCCTGGGTCCGCATGCCGTCCGGCAAGCGGCTCGATCTGCTGAATCCGACGCCGTTCGACTGGGACGACGCCGACCTGGCGCTGGGCCTGGCGCGTACCTACCGCTGGGGCGGCCACTCGGCCTGGCCGCTGCCGCTGTCGGTGGCCCAGCATTCGATCGCGGTGCTGCTGCTGCGCCGCGGCGCCGCCACTGGCAGACCCTTGCCGCCCCTGGTCGAGCTGCGCGAGCTGCTGCACGATGCCGAGGAAGGCCTGCTCGGCTTCGACGCCGTGTCGCCGATCAAGCCCTTCCTGGGCGAAGGCTTCCGCGCCCTAACGCGGCGCCTGGAGCAAGCCGTATTCCTGCGCTACGGCTTGCCGGCCTGGACCGCCGCCGAGCACGAACGCCACAAGCGCGCCGACCGCCTGGCCGCCGCCGGCGAGGCGATCCACGTGGCCGGCTGGTCGGAACAGGAAGTGCGCAGCACGCTGCGCATCCGCTCGCCGCTGCTGCACGACGATCCGCTGGCCGCCGTCTACGATTGCCGCCCGTGGGAACCGTGGCCGCCGGCGCTTGCCGCCGAACGCTTCCTGGCGCAATTGCAGGCGCTGCAGCGGCGCGTCGACGAGGACGAGCGCCGGCGCGCCTGA
- the glpD gene encoding glycerol-3-phosphate dehydrogenase, with protein sequence MDGQARRIDCDVLVVGGGINGAGIARDAAGRGLRVLLCEQDDLASHTSSASSKLIHGGLRYLEQYQFGLVRKALAEREILLRSAPHIMRPLRFAMPHAAGGGDGAGQRPAWMVRAGLFLYDHLARRDFLPGSCSIALRGAHRGQGGAPLAAALAAPLQPHFAHAFLYSDAWVDDARLVVLAALDARERGATVLTRTRCTALERGPARWSATLRGVQGAESAEGLVGEIRVQARCVVNAAGPWAARFLQAAVGGAGAAGLEGAGGSLRLVKGSHIVVPRLFAHDHAYLLQQPDGRIVFALPYEEAFTLVGTTDVDYDGDPGRVAIGAAETAYLCEAANRCFQRRIGPADVVWSFAGVRPLIGAAAGASAARVSRDYRLHTDTRGAPLLSVFGGKVTTFRKLAEQAVDWIAPALGRRMPGWTAHACLPGGDLFGRRPDVRGVLEFDAWLRTRRQQYAWVAPALLARWARAYGTRIGTLLAHCRMHADLGEEVAPGLFEVELDYLRRHEWAQCADDVLWRRTKLGLHVPADSVGRVDAWLAAGKARSRAAHMAAPGASLAMSGPEQPPRRPRAGGDPY encoded by the coding sequence ATGGACGGACAAGCGAGACGCATCGATTGCGACGTGCTGGTGGTGGGCGGCGGCATCAACGGCGCCGGTATCGCGCGCGATGCCGCCGGACGCGGCCTGCGCGTGCTGTTGTGCGAGCAGGATGATTTGGCCAGCCACACCTCGTCCGCGTCGAGCAAGCTGATCCACGGTGGCCTGCGCTACCTGGAACAGTACCAGTTCGGCCTGGTGCGCAAGGCGCTGGCCGAGCGCGAGATCCTGCTCAGGAGCGCGCCGCACATCATGCGGCCCTTGCGCTTCGCCATGCCGCATGCGGCCGGTGGCGGGGACGGCGCCGGCCAGCGTCCGGCCTGGATGGTGCGCGCCGGCCTGTTCCTGTACGACCACCTGGCGCGGCGCGACTTCCTGCCGGGTTCCTGCAGCATCGCCCTGCGCGGCGCGCACCGCGGCCAGGGCGGCGCGCCGCTGGCGGCGGCGCTGGCGGCGCCGCTGCAGCCGCACTTCGCGCACGCCTTTCTGTATTCCGACGCCTGGGTCGACGATGCGCGCCTGGTGGTGCTGGCCGCGCTCGACGCGCGCGAGCGCGGCGCCACGGTGCTCACGCGCACCCGCTGCACGGCGCTCGAACGCGGGCCGGCGCGCTGGAGCGCGACGCTGCGGGGCGTGCAGGGCGCCGAGAGCGCTGAAGGCCTTGTTGGCGAGATCCGGGTACAGGCGCGCTGCGTGGTGAATGCGGCCGGGCCGTGGGCGGCGCGCTTCCTGCAGGCGGCCGTGGGCGGTGCCGGCGCCGCCGGGCTGGAGGGCGCCGGTGGTTCGCTGCGCCTGGTGAAGGGCAGCCACATCGTGGTGCCGCGCCTGTTCGCGCACGACCACGCCTACCTGCTGCAGCAGCCGGACGGCCGCATCGTGTTCGCGCTGCCCTACGAGGAGGCGTTCACCCTGGTCGGCACCACCGACGTCGACTACGACGGCGATCCGGGACGGGTGGCGATCGGCGCGGCCGAGACCGCGTACCTGTGCGAGGCCGCCAACCGCTGCTTCCAGCGCCGCATCGGCCCCGCCGACGTGGTGTGGAGTTTCGCCGGCGTGCGGCCCCTGATCGGCGCAGCGGCGGGCGCCAGCGCCGCGCGCGTCAGCCGCGACTACCGGCTGCACACCGATACGCGCGGCGCGCCGCTGCTGTCGGTCTTCGGCGGCAAGGTAACCACCTTCCGCAAGCTGGCCGAGCAGGCGGTCGACTGGATCGCGCCCGCGCTCGGCCGCCGCATGCCGGGCTGGACCGCACACGCCTGCCTGCCGGGCGGCGACCTGTTCGGGCGCCGCCCGGACGTGCGCGGCGTGCTCGAATTCGACGCCTGGCTGCGCACCCGGCGCCAGCAATACGCCTGGGTCGCCCCGGCGCTGCTGGCGCGCTGGGCGCGCGCCTACGGCACCCGCATCGGCACGCTGCTGGCGCATTGCCGTATGCACGCCGACCTGGGCGAGGAAGTCGCGCCGGGGCTGTTCGAGGTCGAGCTGGACTACCTGCGCCGCCACGAATGGGCGCAGTGTGCGGACGATGTGCTGTGGCGGCGTACCAAGCTGGGGCTGCATGTGCCGGCCGACAGCGTCGGGCGGGTGGACGCGTGGCTGGCCGCCGGCAAGGCGCGCAGCCGGGCGGCGCACATGGCGGCGCCGGGAGCGTCGCTTGCCATGTCCGGACCGGAGCAGCCCCCACGTCGTCCCCGCGCAGGCGGGGACCCATACTGA